One window of the Mycobacterium haemophilum DSM 44634 genome contains the following:
- a CDS encoding aminotransferase class I/II-fold pyridoxal phosphate-dependent enzyme, whose protein sequence is MDQSQVPLLDALVNYHRSNRYGFTPPGHRQGAGVDERVLAALGKDAFRNDVLATAGLDDRLARGKFLARAEALMANAVGAETAFFSTCGSSLSVRAAMMAVAGAAGGGLLVARDSHKSIVAGLIFSGVQPRWIPPRWDSTLHFSHPPSPDQVQEAWERHPDAAGALIVSPSPYGTCADISRIADVCHRRGKPLIVDEAWGAHLPFHEDLPTWAMDAGADVCVVSVHKVGAGFEQGSVFHQQGDLVDPQWLSSCADLLMTTSPNVMVYAALDGWRRQMVEHGHELLSAELELASELRSRLAEIADLRVLEDELLGTEASCDLDTTQVLMDVSATGTSGYQAVDWLRENRQLDLGLSDHRRILATMSFADNKHTADRLVAAMTQWRTAARDFRRPQPIQLPSPTELQLDTVCLPRDAFFGPTEMVPASRAAGRIAAEQITPYPPGIPMVVPGERLNDAVVDYLRSGAEAGMNLPDPADPTAQQFRVVA, encoded by the coding sequence ATGGATCAGTCCCAAGTACCACTGCTCGACGCGCTGGTCAACTACCACCGCAGCAACCGTTACGGCTTCACACCGCCAGGTCACCGCCAAGGCGCTGGCGTCGACGAACGCGTCCTTGCCGCGTTAGGCAAGGACGCGTTTCGCAACGACGTGCTCGCCACCGCCGGACTCGACGATCGGTTGGCCCGCGGGAAATTTCTGGCGCGGGCAGAGGCATTGATGGCCAACGCCGTCGGCGCGGAGACGGCCTTCTTCTCCACCTGCGGTAGCTCGCTGTCGGTGCGGGCCGCGATGATGGCTGTGGCTGGTGCGGCAGGCGGCGGACTTCTCGTCGCCCGTGACAGCCACAAGTCGATCGTCGCCGGCTTGATCTTCTCCGGAGTTCAGCCAAGGTGGATTCCCCCTCGATGGGATAGCACGCTGCACTTCTCCCATCCCCCCTCGCCCGACCAAGTGCAGGAGGCGTGGGAGCGGCACCCTGACGCGGCCGGGGCCCTCATTGTCAGCCCCAGCCCGTATGGCACCTGTGCCGACATCTCACGCATCGCCGACGTCTGCCACCGCCGCGGCAAGCCGCTGATCGTCGATGAGGCTTGGGGGGCACACCTTCCGTTCCACGAAGACTTACCAACGTGGGCGATGGATGCCGGAGCAGATGTGTGCGTGGTCAGCGTGCATAAGGTGGGCGCAGGGTTTGAGCAGGGGTCCGTGTTTCACCAACAGGGTGACTTGGTGGACCCCCAATGGTTGTCGTCATGCGCCGATCTGCTGATGACAACCAGCCCGAATGTGATGGTCTATGCCGCCCTTGATGGTTGGCGACGCCAGATGGTTGAGCACGGTCACGAGCTGCTCAGTGCCGAACTTGAGCTGGCCAGCGAGCTACGGTCCCGCCTCGCCGAAATCGCGGACCTGCGGGTCCTGGAGGACGAGTTACTGGGCACAGAAGCGTCCTGCGACCTGGACACAACGCAGGTCTTGATGGACGTCTCCGCGACCGGAACATCGGGATACCAAGCCGTGGATTGGCTGCGCGAAAACCGCCAACTCGACCTCGGCCTAAGCGATCACCGTCGCATTCTGGCGACGATGTCGTTCGCTGACAACAAGCACACCGCCGATCGACTCGTAGCAGCGATGACCCAATGGCGCACAGCGGCAAGGGACTTCCGGCGCCCGCAACCAATACAGTTGCCCTCGCCAACGGAATTGCAACTTGATACCGTCTGTCTGCCTCGTGACGCGTTCTTCGGACCGACCGAAATGGTGCCTGCATCAAGAGCCGCCGGACGCATCGCAGCAGAACAGATCACCCCTTATCCA